The Accipiter gentilis chromosome 7, bAccGen1.1, whole genome shotgun sequence genome includes a region encoding these proteins:
- the GLMP gene encoding glycosylated lysosomal membrane protein, which translates to MAPSALVLVLLLLALAGGRGGTGQGGAGGGRRQVSMQYNPGWNNSSVNLLHVRAVGPSDTLHYIWSSIGAPTVLLVATESRSSTLGINWTQLLSPAPAGAIWIDPPSSVVYSTAVVFTKVFEYSEAKTLEELFYPTYDLSDFSWDSINHTLNHTALTAEFTGIPATDPSGSFSNGSLAFQVTAYEASGRDGPLPSLLHTENSSKVEFVLAGVALRGNSSKFVLEVATVEEIGVVQKLRSARSIDDEYTPTIFEMLSLVAESQNDSSTLSFLQWKATAYGSQTPRREDSIQCRSHGLQAANWTLPVSSIVHAYFGEGVGSTYTISAINISFGGEDGKVYQEKHYLSWSALLGFGQPPKDTFSPLVISITAVALGTPMVMLLVGSSVVLFAQRKRYSEYEPIN; encoded by the exons ATGGCCCCGAGCGCGCTGGTGCtggtgctcctgctgctggcgctggcgggcggccgggggggtACCGGGCAGGGAGGGGCCGGTGGCGGCCGCCGGCAG GTGTCGATGCAGTACAACCCTGGCTGGAACAACTCCTCTGTCAACCTGCTTCACGTGCGGGCGGTGGGACCTAGTGACACCCTGCACTACATCTGGAGCAGTATCGGGGCCCCCACAGTGCTGCTGGTGGCTAcggagagcaggagcagcaccCTGGGTATCAACTGGACCCAGCTGCTCTCACCTGCTCCTGCGGGTGCCATCTGGATCGACCCTCCCAGCAGTGTTGTCTACTCTACTGCCGTTGTCTTCACCAAG GTGTTTGAATACAGTGAGGCCAAAACACTGGAAGAACTCTTCTACCCCACGTACGACCTGTCTGACTTTTCCTGGGACAGCATCAATCACACCCTGAACCACACGGCCCTGACGGCTGAGTTCACAGGCATCCCGGCCACTGACCCCAGTGGCAGCTTCTCCAACGGCAGCCTGGCATTTCAG GTGACAGCCTACGAGGCCAGTGGCCGTGACGGGCCCCTGCCCAGCCTCCTGCACACAGAAAACAGCTCTAAGGTGGAGTTTGTCCTGGCTGGCGTGGCTCTGCGGGGCAACAGCTCCAAATTTGTGCTGGAGGTGGCCACAGTGGAGGAGATAGGGGTGGTGCAGAAGTTGCGCTCGGCACGCTCCATTGACGACGAGTACACTCCCACCATCTTCGAG ATGCTCTCCCTGGTAGCCGAGTCCCAAAATGACAGCTCCACGCTCAGCTTCCTGCAGTGGAAGGCAACAGCCTACGGCTCCCAGACCCCCAGGCGTGAGGACAGCATCCAGTGCCGGTCTCATGGGCTGCAAGCAGCCAACTGGACCCTGCCTGTGTCCAGCATTGTCCACGCCTACTTTGGGGAGGGTGTAGGCAGCACCTACACCATCAGTGCCATCAATATCTCTTTTGGGGGAGAGGATGGAAAGGTTTACCAGGAGAAGCACTACCTTAGCTG GTCTGCTCTGCTGGGCTTCGGGCAGCCCCCCAAGGACACCTTCTCCCCCCTCGTCATCTCCATCACGGCTGTGGCACTGGGCACCCCCATGGTGATGCTCCTGGTGGGCAGCTCCGTGGTCCTCTTTGCTCAGAGGAAACGCTACTCTGAGTACGAGCCCATCAACTGA
- the TMEM79 gene encoding transmembrane protein 79, whose protein sequence is MAAADPILPPEEVALLELGKVAVATPLDKVPPAPDEHLGPPDATLPWDWCQHSTQGQPEPMETKRRSSPEGGREDPEEAALTCPPAEAEDEEGPGLPMVAAHVFVPIDPQCIERTPGKQKKQPDPCPQDEGKGGYILDSDRPSSLCQKQVFLPIGPSRYRDPLGFEGRVAKPLTEGPRCPCARDCGAGNLKAVASVVMALLFCPCLVYGAYVFLPFDAPLLPTVSARLVYTLRCAAFATFPIVLGMIVSGISRLCSSALEPFGELQQEVELHRTYVSQSVHLFILYFFNMAVLATYLPQEVLKLIPLLTGLFAISRLIYWLSYAIGRSFRAFGFCMTFLPLLAMLLWNLYSMFVLEPEKLLAVAAPKPEDHSKDSGAKLRYWG, encoded by the exons ATGGCTGCTGCTGACCCCATCCTGCCCCCTGAGGAGGTGGctttgctggagctggggaaggtggCCGTGGCCACCCCCCTGGACAAGGTTCCACCAGCCCCAGATGAACACCTGGGGCCCCCTGATGCCACCCTGCCATGGGACTGGTGCCAGCACAGCACCCAGGGCCAGCCGGAGCCTATGGAGACGAAGAGGCGCTCAAGTCCCGAAGGGGGCCGCGAAGACCCCGAGGAGGCTGCTCTCACCTGCCCCCCAGCTGAGGCCGAAGACGAGGAAGGCCCTGGGCTGCCCATGGTGGCGGCCCACGTCTTTGTGCCCATTGACCCGCAGTGCATTGAGCGGACACCCGGCAAGCAGAAGAAGCAACCTGACCCATGCCCCCAGGATGAGGGCAAGGGGGGCTACATCCTCGACAGCGACAGACCCAGCAGCCTCTGTCAGAAGCAGGTCTTCCTTCCCATCGGCCCCTCACGCTACAGGGACCCACTGGGCTTTGAGGGGCGAGTGGCCAAGCCGCTGACTGAGGGGCCACGGTGCCCATGCGCCAGGGACTGCGGTGCTGGCAACCTCAAGGCTGTGGCCTCAGTGGTGATGGCCCTGCTCTTCTGCCCCTGCCTTGTTTACGGGGCCTACGTCTTCCTGCCTTTTGATGCCCCGCTGCTGCCCACCGTCAGCGCCCGCCTGGTCTACACACTCCGTTGCGCCGCCTTTGCCACGTTCCCCATCGTTCTGG GGATGATCGTCAGTGGCATCTCCCGCCTCTGCTCCTCCGCACTGGAGCCCTTTGGGGAGCTACAGCAGGAGGTGGAGCTCCACCGCACCTACGTCTCCCAGTCTGTCCATCTCTTCATCCTCTACTTCTTCAACATGGCTGTGCTGGCCACCTACCTCCCACAGGAGGTCCTCAAGCTCATCCCCCTACTCACGGGGCTTTTTGCCATCTCCCG GTTGATTTACTGGCTGTCATACGCCATTGGGCGCTCCTTCCGTGCCTTTGGCTTCTGCATGACCTTCCTGCCCCTCCTAGCCATGCTACTCTGGAACCTTTACAGCATGTTTGTCCTGGAGCCTGAAAAGCTCCTTGCTGTGGCAGCACCAAAGCCTGAGGACCACTCCAAGGACAGTGGAGCCAAACTCCGGTACTGGGGGTGA